One Paraburkholderia agricolaris DNA segment encodes these proteins:
- a CDS encoding type II toxin-antitoxin system RelE/ParE family toxin, with the protein MVFTLARPYPWGYTSQQIGSPPVYTVNRTEEFDSWLAGLADLRARAKILVRVRRAERGHFGDVKLLEDGVSEMRVDSGPGYRVYFAREGRMVYLLLCGGDKSTQAADIKHAKSMWAAIRKELS; encoded by the coding sequence ATGGTTTTTACTCTTGCAAGACCGTATCCATGGGGATACACTTCTCAGCAGATCGGTTCACCGCCTGTGTACACGGTCAATCGCACCGAGGAATTCGACAGCTGGCTCGCGGGCCTCGCAGACTTGAGAGCGAGGGCAAAAATCCTGGTGCGGGTCCGGCGTGCGGAGCGAGGTCATTTCGGCGACGTGAAGCTGCTGGAAGACGGTGTATCCGAAATGCGCGTTGATAGCGGTCCCGGCTACCGGGTCTACTTCGCGCGCGAAGGGCGAATGGTGTACCTGCTGCTCTGCGGAGGCGACAAGTCCACGCAGGCGGCCGACATCAAACACGCCAAATCAATGTGGGCAGCAATCAGAAAGGAACTGTCATGA
- a CDS encoding FAD-dependent oxidoreductase, translating to MKQHFDIVVVGAGPAGLNAAQAAGRAGATVALLDDNPRAGGQIWRQGPGHPPQVPLQGFLATLKMQTNVTLMPSTRVIAPLRARGLLLESAELGGVSISYGQLILATGARERLLPFAGWTLPGVTGAGALQALIKGGMPVRGERIVIAGSGPLLIAALATARAAGAQVVAVVEQAPSFEVVSFGISLLAEPAKLRQAVTMTRGFAGVRYWTGSIVRQALGDGRVERVTIQRGRRQLTLACDRIACGYGLVPNTTLAQALGCAINEAGQIVVDSEQRTSVDGVLAAGECTGVGGAELAGVEGEIAGLFASGTPASDASTNRSSANPIALHSQRARWQRFATRVETAFALQAAARTPPDDATLLCRCEDVSVGEVRAWPDWREAKLHTRCGMGACQGRICGAAAGLYFGWQAAAPRPPFSPAQIGTLMVAGAEAPPTE from the coding sequence ATGAAGCAACATTTCGATATCGTCGTGGTAGGCGCCGGTCCGGCTGGGCTGAACGCCGCGCAAGCCGCGGGGCGCGCGGGCGCCACGGTCGCACTGCTCGACGACAATCCGCGCGCCGGTGGTCAAATCTGGCGGCAAGGTCCCGGCCATCCGCCGCAAGTGCCGCTGCAAGGCTTCCTTGCCACCTTGAAGATGCAAACCAACGTCACCCTTATGCCGTCGACTCGCGTGATCGCGCCTTTGCGTGCGCGCGGTTTACTGCTCGAATCGGCGGAGCTCGGCGGCGTATCTATCAGCTACGGGCAGTTGATTCTCGCAACCGGTGCGCGTGAGCGGCTCCTGCCGTTCGCCGGTTGGACGCTACCCGGCGTGACCGGTGCGGGCGCGCTGCAGGCGCTCATTAAAGGTGGCATGCCGGTGCGCGGCGAGCGGATCGTGATTGCCGGCAGCGGTCCGCTGCTGATCGCCGCGCTTGCCACCGCGCGTGCTGCCGGCGCGCAAGTCGTGGCGGTCGTGGAGCAGGCACCGTCGTTCGAGGTTGTCAGCTTCGGAATTTCCTTATTGGCCGAGCCTGCGAAGTTGCGGCAGGCCGTGACCATGACGCGCGGTTTCGCGGGGGTGCGTTACTGGACCGGCAGCATCGTCCGGCAAGCGCTTGGCGATGGTCGCGTCGAACGCGTGACCATCCAGCGCGGACGCCGGCAACTGACACTCGCTTGCGACCGTATCGCATGCGGCTATGGACTGGTGCCGAATACCACGCTTGCGCAAGCACTCGGCTGTGCGATCAACGAAGCAGGGCAGATCGTGGTCGACAGTGAGCAGCGGACTTCAGTCGACGGCGTGTTGGCGGCAGGCGAATGCACGGGTGTTGGCGGTGCGGAACTGGCGGGTGTGGAAGGCGAGATCGCCGGACTCTTCGCGAGCGGCACCCCGGCAAGCGACGCCTCCACAAACCGCAGCTCGGCAAACCCTATCGCACTACATAGCCAACGCGCGCGATGGCAGCGTTTCGCAACGCGCGTCGAAACAGCCTTCGCGTTACAGGCCGCCGCGCGCACGCCACCCGACGATGCCACGCTGCTCTGCCGTTGCGAAGACGTCAGCGTTGGCGAAGTGCGCGCCTGGCCGGATTGGCGCGAAGCCAAGCTGCATACCCGCTGCGGAATGGGGGCATGCCAGGGACGCATCTGCGGCGCCGCCGCTGGACTGTACTTTGGCTGGCAAGCCGCCGCGCCGCGCCCGCCGTTCAGTCCGGCGCAAATCGGCACCTTGATGGTGGCGGGCGCGGAGGCGCCGCCGACCGAATGA
- a CDS encoding addiction module antidote protein: MSKVKTARFDASHYLDSEEMIAEYLNAALEESDADVLLAAIADIAKARGIAKVAADAGLGRESLYKTLAPGSKPRMDTVFKLLRALGVKLNAVPEGVAHA, from the coding sequence ATGAGCAAAGTCAAAACCGCACGGTTCGACGCATCGCACTACCTCGATAGCGAAGAGATGATCGCTGAATATCTCAACGCAGCCCTGGAAGAAAGCGACGCCGACGTCCTGCTCGCCGCGATCGCCGATATCGCAAAAGCGCGCGGCATCGCAAAGGTCGCGGCCGACGCCGGGCTCGGGCGCGAAAGCCTCTATAAAACGCTCGCGCCGGGCTCCAAACCGCGCATGGATACTGTGTTCAAACTGCTGCGCGCGCTGGGCGTCAAACTTAATGCCGTGCCGGAAGGTGTGGCGCACGCGTGA
- a CDS encoding DoxX family protein yields MTRPVDSGVILIARIALAVLFLWGGVMKLLGYAGFVSYLHSKGVPFVQVAAPIATAVEALGGLLLIVGFKVRPLALIMAVYTVATAVLGHDFWNVTDPALQRDMVIHFWKNIGIAGGFLLLFVTGAGRISIDGARSPRRGLNL; encoded by the coding sequence ATGACGCGTCCCGTCGATTCCGGCGTGATCCTCATCGCGCGTATCGCCCTTGCTGTGCTGTTTTTGTGGGGCGGCGTGATGAAATTGCTGGGCTATGCGGGCTTTGTCAGCTATCTGCATTCGAAGGGGGTGCCGTTCGTTCAGGTCGCCGCGCCGATTGCAACCGCTGTCGAGGCGCTCGGTGGTCTGCTACTGATCGTCGGCTTCAAGGTTCGCCCACTCGCGCTCATCATGGCCGTCTACACTGTGGCAACCGCCGTGCTGGGCCACGATTTCTGGAACGTCACGGATCCCGCGTTGCAACGCGATATGGTGATTCACTTCTGGAAGAACATTGGTATCGCCGGCGGTTTCCTGCTGCTGTTCGTGACCGGAGCGGGCCGTATCAGTATCGACGGCGCGCGATCGCCACGCCGGGGACTGAATCTCTAG
- a CDS encoding NAD(P)/FAD-dependent oxidoreductase, translated as MMADALIVGAGIVGAACAAELAALGMRVDVLDAQGIGGGATAAGMGHIVVMNDSPAEFALSRYSRDLWLALAPQLRKRDAFARCGTLWVAADDEEWQAARTMHAAFAAQGVSAQMLDAVELRACEPALAQSMAGGLRIEHDSIVYAPTVAEWLLTQSSGVENIRVRLGARVIAVSANGVTLADGERIGAAHVIVANGLGAQQLLRSLPLQPKKGHLLITDRYPELIRHQLLELGYIKSAHHAAGTSVAFNAQPRPTGQLLIGSSRQFDTTDPAVDMPVLAQMLQRAAHYLPVLPTLHGIRAWTGFRAASPDGLPLIGPAGDFSPGVWLAIGHEGLGVTTSLASAKLLAAQITGEVAPIPVEPYLPGRFAQQVVTHD; from the coding sequence ATGATGGCGGACGCGTTGATCGTCGGGGCCGGCATTGTCGGTGCGGCTTGCGCCGCGGAGCTGGCCGCGCTCGGCATGCGGGTCGATGTACTCGACGCGCAGGGCATCGGCGGCGGCGCGACGGCAGCGGGCATGGGCCATATTGTCGTGATGAACGACTCGCCCGCGGAATTCGCGTTGAGCCGCTACTCGCGCGACTTGTGGCTGGCGCTTGCGCCGCAACTGCGCAAGCGCGATGCGTTCGCGCGCTGCGGCACGCTGTGGGTCGCAGCCGATGACGAGGAATGGCAGGCCGCCCGCACCATGCATGCCGCGTTCGCGGCGCAGGGTGTTTCGGCGCAGATGCTCGATGCTGTCGAGTTGCGGGCGTGCGAACCGGCGCTGGCGCAGTCGATGGCGGGCGGCTTGCGGATCGAGCACGACAGTATCGTCTATGCGCCCACGGTTGCCGAATGGCTGCTGACACAATCTTCAGGAGTGGAGAATATTCGCGTGCGGCTCGGCGCGCGGGTTATTGCCGTCAGTGCGAACGGCGTGACGCTGGCCGATGGCGAGCGCATCGGCGCCGCGCATGTGATCGTGGCCAATGGCCTGGGCGCTCAGCAACTGCTGCGATCGCTGCCGTTGCAGCCGAAGAAAGGTCATCTGCTGATCACGGACCGTTACCCCGAGCTCATTCGCCATCAACTGCTCGAACTCGGCTACATCAAGAGCGCGCATCACGCGGCGGGCACCTCGGTGGCATTCAATGCACAGCCGCGGCCCACGGGCCAGTTGCTGATCGGCTCGTCGCGCCAGTTCGATACAACCGATCCGGCGGTCGACATGCCGGTGCTCGCTCAGATGCTGCAGCGTGCCGCGCATTACCTGCCGGTTCTGCCGACACTCCATGGCATTCGCGCGTGGACCGGCTTTCGCGCGGCGTCGCCCGACGGCTTGCCGTTGATCGGTCCCGCCGGCGATTTTTCACCCGGCGTGTGGCTGGCAATCGGACACGAAGGTCTTGGTGTGACGACCTCGCTCGCGAGCGCGAAGTTACTGGCTGCGCAAATCACGGGGGAGGTCGCGCCGATTCCTGTCGAACCGTACTTGCCCGGCCGTTTTGCGCAACAGGTGGTGACCCATGACTAA
- a CDS encoding VOC family protein, whose product MSFSIDSLDHLVLNVADVEASAAWYARMLGMRRTEFESRTGTRVAMTYGNQKINLRPADADTVAWFTGREAMPGSADLCFVTTANPAEVKAHWLAQGVEIEAGPVERDGARGKMTSVYCRDPDGNLIEVATYPRA is encoded by the coding sequence ATGAGCTTCTCGATAGACAGTCTCGATCATCTCGTTCTGAATGTCGCTGACGTGGAAGCCAGCGCGGCCTGGTACGCCCGAATGCTCGGCATGCGGCGCACCGAGTTCGAGTCGCGCACCGGCACGCGGGTGGCGATGACCTACGGCAATCAGAAGATCAATCTGCGTCCGGCGGATGCGGACACGGTCGCGTGGTTCACCGGCCGTGAGGCGATGCCGGGCAGTGCCGATCTGTGCTTCGTCACGACCGCGAATCCGGCCGAGGTCAAAGCCCATTGGCTTGCCCAGGGTGTTGAGATAGAGGCCGGCCCGGTTGAGCGCGACGGCGCGCGCGGCAAGATGACTTCGGTGTATTGCCGCGATCCGGACGGCAATCTGATCGAAGTCGCAACGTATCCTCGAGCATAA
- a CDS encoding response regulator transcription factor: MRIAILQRDPVMRQSIEKVLMSASHTCMAYDDGLSMSKALARSTVDLLVLDWHGTRLSGAEVLRSVRAVGGDRLPVLFASAETSEESVVRAFASGADDYVALPLRPGEFRERVAALLRRAYPDRFSAASFDVGPYHFDTHRQLVMLRGQPVALSGTQYRLASLFFSNIGRVLSRDHIFAMVWGREFREFTRTIDSHVSRLRLLLEIEPQNDFRLQPVYKSGYRLLHLRQGEAGAEKQAA; this comes from the coding sequence ATGCGCATTGCCATCCTTCAGCGTGACCCCGTCATGCGTCAGTCGATCGAAAAGGTCCTCATGAGTGCCAGCCATACCTGTATGGCCTACGACGACGGTCTGTCCATGTCGAAAGCACTCGCCCGTTCCACCGTGGATTTGCTGGTGCTGGACTGGCACGGCACGCGCCTGTCCGGTGCCGAAGTTCTGCGCTCGGTGCGCGCGGTCGGCGGCGACCGCCTGCCGGTTCTGTTCGCTTCGGCGGAGACGTCGGAGGAGAGCGTGGTGCGTGCCTTTGCCAGCGGGGCGGACGACTACGTCGCGCTGCCGTTGCGGCCGGGTGAATTCCGCGAGCGCGTGGCGGCGTTGCTGCGCCGCGCCTATCCGGACCGTTTCAGCGCCGCGAGCTTCGATGTCGGGCCTTACCACTTCGACACGCATCGCCAGCTCGTCATGCTGCGCGGCCAGCCGGTCGCGCTATCCGGCACGCAATACCGGCTGGCCTCGCTGTTCTTTTCCAATATCGGCCGCGTGCTGTCGCGCGACCATATTTTCGCGATGGTATGGGGCCGTGAGTTCCGCGAGTTCACCCGCACCATCGACAGCCACGTGTCGCGCCTGCGCCTGCTGCTCGAGATCGAGCCGCAGAACGACTTCCGGCTGCAACCCGTTTACAAGAGCGGCTATCGGCTGCTGCATCTGCGGCAGGGTGAAGCGGGTGCGGAGAAGCAGGCGGCTTGA
- a CDS encoding RbsD/FucU family protein, giving the protein MLKNLDPLLNADVLHALRSMGHGDELVVCDANFPGASVAQETVLGKLLRLDGVNAPRAIRAILSVMPLDTFIDRPASRMQVVGEPDTIPAVQREAQIEINAAEGREVPFASVERFAFYERARKAYCVIATGEERGYGCFVFTKGVLLAPDAPQQ; this is encoded by the coding sequence GTGCTGAAGAATCTGGACCCGCTGCTGAATGCCGACGTGCTGCATGCGCTCCGCTCAATGGGACATGGCGACGAACTGGTCGTTTGCGACGCCAATTTTCCGGGCGCTTCGGTCGCACAGGAGACGGTGTTGGGCAAGCTGCTTCGCCTCGATGGCGTGAATGCACCGCGCGCGATCCGCGCGATTCTGTCGGTGATGCCACTGGATACTTTCATCGATCGTCCTGCCTCGCGGATGCAAGTAGTGGGCGAGCCGGATACGATCCCGGCCGTTCAGCGCGAAGCGCAGATCGAGATCAATGCGGCGGAAGGGCGCGAGGTGCCGTTTGCGTCGGTCGAACGTTTCGCATTTTATGAGCGGGCGCGCAAAGCCTATTGCGTGATCGCGACCGGTGAAGAGCGCGGTTACGGCTGCTTCGTTTTCACAAAAGGTGTCTTGCTCGCGCCGGATGCGCCGCAGCAATAG
- a CDS encoding 4-hydroxyproline epimerase, with translation MCIMKTLDIIDSHTGGEPTRLVVSGGPALGGGTLAQRLDVFRTRFDDWRAGVVTEPRGSDVVVGALLCEPDDPACAAGVIFFNNVGYLGMCGHGTIGLVVSLAHMGRIGPGRHRIETPVGVVEATLNEDGSVAVRNVPAYRYRQGVQVDVPGYGKLTGDIGWGGNWFFLVADHGHALEAAHIAELTVFSTAIRDALIAQRITGAEGALIDHVELFGAGSRDGIDSRSFVLCPGNAYDRSPCGTGTSAKIACLAADGKLAEGAVWRQESIIGSVFEASYRHTGDGVSVTPTITGHAHIMAEGRLCFDERDPFAWGIRTA, from the coding sequence ATGTGCATCATGAAAACCCTCGATATCATCGACTCGCACACCGGCGGTGAACCGACCCGCCTGGTGGTGTCGGGTGGCCCGGCGCTCGGCGGCGGCACACTGGCGCAGCGTCTGGACGTGTTTCGCACGCGTTTCGACGACTGGCGCGCGGGCGTCGTCACCGAACCGCGCGGCTCGGACGTGGTGGTCGGCGCGCTGCTGTGCGAGCCGGACGACCCGGCTTGCGCAGCCGGCGTGATCTTCTTCAACAATGTGGGCTATCTCGGCATGTGCGGGCACGGCACCATCGGCCTCGTCGTCTCGCTCGCGCATATGGGCCGGATTGGACCGGGGCGTCACCGGATCGAGACGCCGGTCGGCGTTGTCGAGGCGACGCTCAACGAGGACGGCAGCGTGGCTGTGCGCAACGTGCCGGCTTATCGGTACCGGCAAGGCGTGCAGGTCGACGTGCCGGGCTACGGCAAGTTGACTGGCGACATCGGCTGGGGCGGCAACTGGTTCTTTCTCGTTGCCGACCACGGGCACGCGCTGGAGGCGGCGCACATCGCCGAGTTGACCGTGTTCAGTACGGCAATCCGCGACGCACTGATCGCGCAGCGCATCACCGGTGCAGAAGGCGCGTTGATCGATCACGTCGAACTTTTTGGAGCCGGCTCGCGCGACGGCATCGACAGCCGCAGCTTCGTCCTCTGTCCCGGCAACGCGTACGATCGCTCGCCCTGCGGTACCGGCACGAGCGCGAAGATCGCCTGCCTCGCCGCCGACGGCAAGCTCGCCGAAGGCGCGGTGTGGCGGCAGGAGAGCATTATCGGCAGCGTATTCGAGGCGAGCTATCGCCACACTGGCGATGGGGTTTCGGTGACGCCGACCATTACCGGCCACGCGCACATCATGGCCGAAGGTCGCTTGTGTTTCGACGAACGCGACCCGTTCGCGTGGGGCATTCGCACCGCATGA
- a CDS encoding nuclear transport factor 2 family protein, whose protein sequence is MNAHTDLIDRYFDAWNETDAVRRRELIAATWAADADYRDPLLAGAGHDGIDAMIRAVHERFPHHTFHRTTEVDGFANRLRFSWALTTPAGEAIVKGSDFGLLDTHGRLQAVTGFLDQVPAAT, encoded by the coding sequence ATGAATGCGCATACCGATCTGATCGACCGTTATTTCGACGCATGGAATGAGACGGATGCAGTGCGCCGCCGCGAGTTGATCGCCGCGACGTGGGCCGCCGATGCCGACTATCGCGATCCGCTGCTGGCGGGCGCGGGTCACGACGGCATCGACGCGATGATCCGTGCGGTGCATGAACGCTTCCCGCATCACACGTTTCACCGCACGACCGAGGTCGACGGTTTCGCGAACCGCCTGCGGTTTTCGTGGGCACTGACCACGCCGGCGGGCGAAGCGATCGTCAAGGGCTCCGACTTCGGCCTGCTCGATACACACGGCCGGCTGCAGGCGGTGACCGGTTTCCTCGATCAGGTGCCTGCCGCTACCTGA
- a CDS encoding MFS transporter, producing MQATNLGGAQAVTPRPLGRSDYKTLGLAALGGALEFYDFIIFVFFAPAIGQLFFPAAMPDWLRQVQTFGIFAAGYLARPLGGIIMAHFGDLFGRKRMFTLSVLLMSVPTLMMGLLPTYASIGVMAPVLLLLFRVMQGAAVGGEVPGAWVFVSEHVPQRHVGYACGTLTAGLTAGILLGSLIASAVNRNFAPTEISAYAWRIPFLVGGVFGMFSVYLRRWLHETPVFAELKQRKAIAAEVPLKAVLRDHGRAVIVSMLLTWMLSAAIVVVILMTPTLLQKQFHIAPATALLANCVATLCLTIGCVMAGSIAGRIGAGRTIFIGGLALAVTYYVMFQQLAVDSSALVPLYAVAGLFVGVIGAIPFVLVKAFPPVVRFSGISFSYNVAYAVFGGLTPIAVSLMMKSNPMAAPLYVGAICILGALTTLFIKDAPPAR from the coding sequence ATGCAAGCGACAAATCTGGGTGGAGCGCAGGCTGTCACCCCACGCCCTCTTGGGCGAAGCGATTACAAGACGCTCGGCCTCGCCGCGCTCGGCGGGGCGCTGGAGTTTTACGACTTCATCATCTTCGTATTCTTTGCGCCGGCGATCGGCCAGTTGTTCTTCCCTGCCGCGATGCCGGACTGGCTGCGTCAGGTGCAGACCTTCGGGATCTTCGCGGCGGGCTATCTGGCCCGGCCGCTTGGCGGCATCATCATGGCGCACTTCGGCGACCTGTTCGGCCGCAAGCGCATGTTCACGCTGAGCGTGCTGCTGATGTCGGTGCCGACACTGATGATGGGCCTGCTGCCCACCTACGCCAGCATCGGCGTGATGGCGCCGGTCTTGCTGCTGCTGTTCCGCGTGATGCAAGGCGCGGCGGTCGGCGGCGAGGTGCCGGGCGCATGGGTATTCGTTTCCGAGCACGTGCCGCAACGGCACGTGGGCTACGCGTGCGGCACGCTGACCGCCGGCCTCACGGCGGGCATCCTGCTGGGCTCGCTGATCGCATCGGCGGTGAATCGCAACTTCGCACCGACGGAAATCTCCGCCTACGCATGGCGCATTCCGTTCCTGGTGGGCGGCGTATTCGGCATGTTCTCGGTTTATCTGCGCCGCTGGCTGCATGAAACGCCGGTGTTCGCCGAACTCAAGCAACGCAAGGCAATCGCCGCGGAAGTGCCGCTCAAGGCCGTATTGCGCGACCATGGCCGCGCCGTGATCGTGTCGATGCTGCTCACGTGGATGCTGTCGGCGGCGATCGTCGTGGTGATTCTGATGACGCCGACCCTGCTGCAAAAGCAGTTTCATATCGCGCCGGCCACCGCGCTGCTGGCGAACTGCGTGGCAACGCTGTGCCTGACGATCGGTTGCGTGATGGCCGGTTCGATCGCCGGCCGGATCGGCGCGGGGCGCACGATTTTCATCGGCGGGCTCGCGCTGGCGGTGACGTACTACGTGATGTTCCAGCAACTTGCCGTCGATAGCTCGGCGCTGGTGCCGCTGTACGCCGTGGCCGGTCTTTTTGTCGGCGTGATCGGCGCGATCCCGTTCGTACTGGTCAAGGCGTTCCCGCCGGTCGTGCGATTCTCGGGCATCTCGTTCTCGTACAACGTCGCCTATGCGGTGTTTGGCGGCCTGACGCCGATCGCTGTTTCGCTGATGATGAAGTCGAACCCGATGGCCGCGCCGCTCTATGTCGGCGCGATCTGCATTCTCGGGGCGTTGACTACGCTGTTTATCAAAGACGCGCCGCCAGCGCGCTAA
- a CDS encoding dihydrodipicolinate synthase family protein → MAHIWEGVWPAVTTKFNADFSIDRKWTGKNIEAQIDAGVDGIIVCGSLGEASTLSLDEKLEVLDIAVEASRGRVPVLLTIAENSTLDACRQAEAGSGHGAAGFMVLPGLRYLSDRRETLHHFRSVADASVLPLMIYNNPLAYGVDMTPEMFAEIADEKKIVAIKESCGDVRRVTDLINVVGDRFAILCGVDNLAMEALLMGAHGWVAGLVCAFPRETVVIYKLLKAGRLEEARAIYRWFAPLLALDVSAKLVQNIKLAETIVGLGTEPVRPPRLPLAGDERKAVDALIRRAIETRPVLPQV, encoded by the coding sequence GTGGCGCATATCTGGGAAGGCGTATGGCCGGCGGTAACCACCAAATTCAACGCGGATTTCAGCATAGACCGCAAATGGACCGGCAAGAATATCGAGGCGCAGATCGACGCCGGAGTGGACGGCATCATCGTGTGCGGATCGCTCGGTGAAGCATCGACCCTTTCGCTGGACGAGAAACTGGAGGTGCTCGACATCGCCGTCGAGGCCTCACGCGGCCGGGTGCCGGTGTTGCTGACGATCGCCGAGAACAGCACGCTCGACGCCTGCCGCCAGGCCGAAGCCGGCAGCGGGCATGGCGCCGCGGGTTTCATGGTGCTGCCTGGACTGCGCTATCTGTCCGACCGGCGTGAAACGCTGCATCACTTTCGCAGCGTCGCCGATGCGAGCGTGCTACCCCTGATGATCTACAACAATCCGCTTGCCTATGGCGTCGACATGACGCCCGAGATGTTCGCGGAAATCGCCGACGAAAAGAAGATCGTCGCGATCAAGGAATCGTGCGGCGACGTGCGGCGTGTGACCGATCTGATCAACGTGGTCGGTGACCGCTTCGCGATTCTGTGCGGGGTCGACAATCTCGCCATGGAAGCGCTCCTGATGGGCGCGCATGGCTGGGTGGCCGGTCTCGTGTGCGCGTTTCCGCGCGAGACGGTTGTGATCTACAAGTTGCTGAAGGCGGGCCGGCTTGAAGAAGCGCGCGCGATCTACCGCTGGTTCGCGCCCCTGCTTGCACTCGACGTCTCGGCGAAACTGGTGCAAAACATCAAGCTGGCCGAGACGATTGTCGGGCTGGGCACGGAGCCGGTCCGGCCGCCGCGCCTGCCGTTGGCCGGCGATGAACGCAAGGCCGTCGATGCGTTGATCCGCCGGGCGATCGAAACCCGGCCGGTGCTGCCGCAAGTTTGA
- a CDS encoding MFS transporter, translated as MNSSHTPPSPALGRILATVSIGFVVTQLDVTIVNIALPKIGADLHANVAGLQWVVDAYTLAFAVLMLSAGALGDRLGIRRMYAAGIVLFALASLACGLALGATMLVAARAVQGIGAAAMLPNSLALLNRSYGHDPKLRARAVGLWTAAGAIAIAAGPVVGGLLIAAFGWRSIFLVNLPICAAGWLATLLWVPRSEPARNETRQTAPANAAAASEAHAATQAGTASAASPRGIDLSGQTLAIVALTAFVAAVIEWRPLGLGHPLVAGGFILALIATVAFIAVESRVAAPMLPLSLFSKRTFNAAVLFGVCVNLTYYGMVFVLSLYLQRVRGYTPLQAGLAFLPLTGGFLISNVASGWVVGRFGVRVPMIAGAITAGFGYGLLHFVGASTPLAGLLLPFLLIPSGMGLAVPAMTTAVLASVEARRAGTASAVLNTARQAGGAVGVAAFGALASGAAAAQIVTGMQAATAISVGLLVMAGVMACLVHPEPHAPASRPHKTGRGQVPDSR; from the coding sequence ATGAACTCTTCCCACACGCCCCCCTCGCCCGCTCTCGGCCGCATCCTTGCGACAGTCAGCATCGGCTTCGTCGTCACCCAACTCGACGTGACCATCGTCAACATCGCACTGCCGAAAATCGGTGCGGACCTGCATGCGAATGTCGCGGGGCTGCAATGGGTCGTCGACGCGTACACGCTCGCGTTCGCCGTGCTGATGCTGTCGGCGGGCGCGCTCGGCGACCGGCTCGGCATCCGGCGCATGTACGCGGCCGGGATCGTGCTGTTCGCGCTCGCGTCGCTCGCCTGCGGCCTGGCGCTCGGTGCCACCATGCTGGTGGCCGCGCGCGCGGTGCAGGGCATCGGCGCGGCCGCCATGTTGCCGAACTCGCTGGCGCTGCTCAACCGCTCATACGGTCACGATCCGAAACTCCGGGCACGTGCAGTCGGCCTGTGGACCGCTGCGGGTGCGATTGCGATCGCGGCCGGGCCGGTGGTCGGCGGTCTGCTGATTGCGGCATTCGGTTGGCGCAGCATCTTTCTCGTCAATCTGCCGATTTGCGCAGCCGGTTGGCTGGCGACTTTGCTCTGGGTGCCCCGGTCTGAGCCCGCGCGAAACGAAACACGGCAAACGGCACCGGCTAACGCCGCTGCCGCGTCTGAAGCTCACGCGGCAACCCAGGCCGGAACAGCAAGCGCAGCGAGCCCGCGCGGCATCGACCTGAGCGGTCAGACCCTTGCGATCGTCGCGCTCACCGCCTTCGTAGCCGCGGTGATCGAATGGCGGCCGCTGGGGTTGGGCCATCCGCTGGTAGCCGGCGGTTTCATCCTTGCGCTAATCGCCACAGTTGCCTTTATCGCCGTGGAATCGCGCGTCGCGGCGCCGATGTTGCCGCTCTCGCTATTCAGCAAGCGCACGTTCAACGCGGCGGTGCTGTTCGGCGTCTGCGTAAATCTGACGTACTACGGCATGGTGTTCGTGCTGAGCCTGTATTTGCAGCGCGTGCGCGGCTACACCCCGCTGCAGGCGGGCCTCGCCTTCCTGCCGTTGACCGGTGGCTTTCTGATTTCGAATGTGGCGAGCGGCTGGGTGGTCGGACGGTTTGGCGTACGCGTGCCGATGATTGCCGGCGCGATCACGGCGGGGTTCGGCTACGGCCTGCTGCATTTCGTCGGAGCGTCCACACCGCTGGCCGGCTTGCTGCTGCCGTTCCTGCTTATTCCGTCGGGAATGGGGCTTGCGGTGCCGGCCATGACCACCGCGGTGCTGGCCTCCGTTGAAGCGAGGCGCGCGGGCACGGCGTCCGCCGTGCTCAATACCGCGAGGCAAGCAGGCGGCGCAGTGGGGGTAGCCGCCTTCGGCGCGTTGGCGAGCGGCGCGGCCGCCGCACAGATCGTCACAGGGATGCAGGCGGCGACAGCGATCTCGGTCGGCCTGCTGGTGATGGCCGGCGTAATGGCCTGCCTTGTCCATCCGGAACCGCACGCGCCGGCCTCCAGGCCCCACAAGACCGGCCGCGGGCAAGTGCCTGACTCGCGCTGA